One window of Artemia franciscana chromosome 16, ASM3288406v1, whole genome shotgun sequence genomic DNA carries:
- the LOC136036808 gene encoding uncharacterized protein LOC136036808, whose translation MKIGTWNVTTLKNDYCIDILTNKSRQFKLDLLGVSKTHIPGVGSMKLGNGVHRQGVGLMMNKEAAKSFLGWEGLNNRILIAHFMIKKFRVSVIVVYVPVELNDSDTCDSDEFD comes from the coding sequence atgaaaattggaacttggaatgttaccacgttgaaaaatgactattgtattgacattttgactaaCAAATCCAGACAATTtaaactggacttattaggagtttcaaaaactcatatcccaggggtaggaagtaTGAAATTAGGtaatggggtacatagacagggagtagggctcatgatgaataaagaagctgctaagtcttttttaggctgggaaggtcttaataatagaatattaattgctcattttatgattaaaaagttCAGGGTTTCAGTTATAGTGGTATATGTCCCTGTTGAACTGAATGACAGTGATACttgtgactcagatgaatttgaCTAA